A window of Rhododendron vialii isolate Sample 1 chromosome 11a, ASM3025357v1 contains these coding sequences:
- the LOC131306838 gene encoding uncharacterized protein LOC131306838, with amino-acid sequence MFTDEDLKGVQVPHNNALVVTLRVDYNIEKILMDQGSCTEVLYYKAFKQMGLDPAELVESIMLLIGFSTDVVRPLGRVTLNVWAGSIVLPTNFLLVDVPSSYNAIIGRTWLQRMKAISSTYHQMVKSTEVQYQPTLKDVWGDLTKKAVEGLRKIQIGDDLERYFLINETLAEQEEQGMVWFLKQHINVFAWTPKEMPGVDPGVVCHHLNVDPLHKPVLQKKRRLAIQHAKAMIEEIDKLLEADAIKEVHYPEWLLNAVVVKKKNGKWRVCVYFNNLNKDCPKDSFPLRRIDQLVNATPRFKRMSFLDAYRL; translated from the exons ATGTTTACAGACGAAGATCTGAAGGGAGTACAAGTTCCCCATAACAACGCATTAGTAGTCACCCTACGTGTGGATTACAACATCGAGAAGATCCTCATGGATCAGGGGAGCTGCACTGAAGTGTTGTACTATAAGGCCTTCAAACAGATGGGACTGGATCCAGCCGAGCTTGTGGAATCCATAATGCTGCTAATTGGGTTTAGCACGGATGTTGTTCGGCCTCTCGGAAGGGTGACTTTAAATGTATGGGCTGGATCAATAGTCTTGCCAACAAATTTCTTGCTAGTGGATGTACCTTCCTCTTATAATGCGATCAttggaaggacatggttgcaaaGGATGAAAGCGATATCTTCAAcctatcaccagatg GTCAAATCGACAGAGGTCCAGTACCAGCCGACACTCAAAGATGTTTGGGGGGATCTAACCAAGAAAGCGGTAGAAGGATTGAGGAAGATCCAGATTGGGGATGACCTAGAAAGATACTTCCTTATCAATGAAACCTTAGCCGAGCAGGAAGAGCAGGGGATGGTTTGGTTCTTGAAGCAACACATCAATGTGTTTGCTTGGACACCAAAGGAAATGCCGGGGGTAGATCCTGGAGTAGTCTGCCATCACCTAAATGTGGATCCCCTGCACAAACCTGTGCTGCAAAAGAAGAGAAGGTTGGCAATACAACACGCAAAGGCGATGATAGAGGAGATAGATAAGCTTCTAGAGGCAGACGCAATTAAAGAGGTACACTACCCCGAGTGGTTATTGAATGCCGTCgtggtaaaaaagaagaatggcaaGTGGAGAGTTTGCGTATACTTCAACAACCTAAATAAAGATTGTCCCAAGGATAGCTTTCCCCTACGGAGAATAGATCAATTGGTAAATGCTACTCCTAGGTTCAAAAGGATGAGTTTCCTCGATGCATATCGTTTATAA